CCTGCTTCCGGTTGAAAGCCGCAGCATGCAGAACGTCATGCTGAGCGCAGCCGGAGGCGAAGTCGAAGCATCTCTCCCGCTTCGTTGAACAAGCGTCAGGAGTTAGCCAGAGGTAGAGATGCTTCGACAAGCTCAGCATGACGGTTACCACTAAACAGTATTTCTCCGGCCTGGCCGGGCTTTTTTCAGCCAGAAACTCCTGGCGCCGAACAAGCTAAAGCGTGTTCTACATGACTCAATTTGATTATCTCGACCGGCTTGAAGCCGAAGCCATTCACATTCTGCGCGAAGTAGCCGGGCAGTTTGAGCGGCCTGCCCTGCTGTTTTCGGGCGGCAAAGACTCTATTGTGCTCACCCGCCTGGCCGAAAAGGCCTTCCGGCCCGGCCGCTTTCCGTTTCCGCTGGTGCACGTGGATACCGGCCACAACTTCCCCGAGGTGCTGGCTTACCGCGACGAGCTGGCCGCCCGCCTGGGCGAGTGGCTGATTGTGCGCCGCGTCGAGGACACCATCCGGCGCCAGCGCCTGCGCGAGCCGGGCGGCAAGTACCCCAGTCGCAACCCCTTGCAGACCTACACCCTGCTCGAAACCATCGAGGAGTTTGAGTTTGACGCCTGCATCGGCGGGGCCCGCCGCGACGAGGAAAAGGCCCGCGCCAAGGAGCGCATCTTCTCCGTGCGCGACGAGTTTGGGCAGTGGGACCCCAAGCGCCAGCGCCCCGAGCTGTGGAACATCTACAACGGCCGCATTCAGAAGGGCGAAAACGTGCGCGTATTCCCCATCTCGAACTGGACCGAGCTGGACGTGTGGCGCTACATCCAGCGCGAAAACATTGCCTTGCCTGACATCTACTTCGGCCACGAGCGGCGCTGCGTGGTGCTGCCCTCGGGCCAGCTGCTGGGCCTCACCGAGCACCTGCGCCTCGACGAGGACGACGAAATTGTGACCCGGCAGGTGCGCTTCCGCACCGTGGGCGACTCTACCTGCACGGCCGCCGTGGAAAGCTCGGCCGCCACCGTCGAAGACATCATCCAGGACCTGCTGCTGGCCAAGGTAAGTGAGCGGGGCGCCACCCGCCTCGACGACACCATCTCCGAAGCCGGCATGGAAGACCGGAAGCGCAACGGGTATTTCTGATTTAGAAGTGAGATATGAGAGGTGAGAAGTGAGAGTTTTTGGCTTGCCCTTTCCTCATCAGTATTCCTAACTACACCCTCATATTCTTCACCGTCCATCTCACTTTTCACCTCTACCTTCTCACCTCTCCGAAATGGACTTACTTCGATTTATCACTTGCGGCAGCGTGGACGACGGCAAAAGCACGCTGATTGGGCGGCTGCTGTACGATTCTGAGTCGGTGTCGCTGGACGTGCTGGCGGCCCTGGAGAAGCGGCAGGCGTCGGGCGGCACCGTGGATCTGGCCTTGCTGACCGATGGGCTGCGGGCCGAGCGGGAGCAGGGCATTACTATCGACGTGGCTTACAAGTACTTCACCACGCCGCGCCGCAAGTTCATCATCACCGACGCGCCCGGCCACGTGCAGTACACCCGCAACATGGTGACGGGCGCCAGCAACGCCGACCTGGCCATTGTGCTGGTGGATGCCCGCCAGGGCGTAGTTGAGCAAACTCGCCGCCATACCCTGATTGCCGCTCTGCTGGGCATTCGGCACTTCGTGCTGGCCGTGAACAAGATGGACCTGGTAGGCTACGACGAGGCCGTTTTCGCCCGCATTGCCACCGACTACGCCGCCCTCACCACCCACTTCCACCTGCCCGCCGCCACGGCCATTCCGCTCAGCGCCTTGCTCGGCGACAACGTGGTGAAGAAGTCGGCCCAGCTGCCCTGGTACACCGGCCCCAGCCTGCTGGAGCACCTGGAACGCGTGCCCGGCGCCTCCGAAACGGCCGCCGCTTCCCGCTTTCAGGTGCAGTACGTCATCCGGCCCCAGACTGCCGAGCTGCCCGACTACCGCGGCTACGCCGGCCAGGTGCTGAGCGGGCAGTACCGCCGCGGCCAGCGCGTGCGGGTGCTGCCCTCGGGCCTGGAGTCGGAGATTGAAGCCTTGGAAGTAAACCAGCAGGAAGTAGAAACGGCCGTGGCCCCGCAGGCCGTGGTCATCCGGCTGCGCGACGATGTGGACGTGAGCCGCGGCGACTCGCTGGTGCCCGTCAGCAGCGAGGAGGAGCCGACCCTCACGCGGGAGCTGGAAGCTACGCTGTGCTGGATGAGTGAGCAGCCCCTGTGGCCCGGCCGGAAGCTGCTGCTCCAGCACCACGCCGCCCTGGTGAAGGCCGCCGTGCCGGCCATTCTCTACAAGGTGAACGTGCAGACCTTCAACCGCGCCGCCGCCGACTCGGCCCAGCTCAACGACATTGTGCGGGTGCGCCTGAAAACCGCCCAGCCCCTGGCCGTGGACCTCTACCAGCACAACCGCGCCACCGGCTCCTTTATCCTGGTAGACGAGCTGAGCGGCGACACCGTAGCCGCCGGCCTCGTCGAAGCCGCTAACTC
This region of Hymenobacter sp. YIM 151500-1 genomic DNA includes:
- the cysD gene encoding sulfate adenylyltransferase subunit CysD, translating into MTQFDYLDRLEAEAIHILREVAGQFERPALLFSGGKDSIVLTRLAEKAFRPGRFPFPLVHVDTGHNFPEVLAYRDELAARLGEWLIVRRVEDTIRRQRLREPGGKYPSRNPLQTYTLLETIEEFEFDACIGGARRDEEKARAKERIFSVRDEFGQWDPKRQRPELWNIYNGRIQKGENVRVFPISNWTELDVWRYIQRENIALPDIYFGHERRCVVLPSGQLLGLTEHLRLDEDDEIVTRQVRFRTVGDSTCTAAVESSAATVEDIIQDLLLAKVSERGATRLDDTISEAGMEDRKRNGYF
- a CDS encoding sulfate adenylyltransferase subunit 1: MDLLRFITCGSVDDGKSTLIGRLLYDSESVSLDVLAALEKRQASGGTVDLALLTDGLRAEREQGITIDVAYKYFTTPRRKFIITDAPGHVQYTRNMVTGASNADLAIVLVDARQGVVEQTRRHTLIAALLGIRHFVLAVNKMDLVGYDEAVFARIATDYAALTTHFHLPAATAIPLSALLGDNVVKKSAQLPWYTGPSLLEHLERVPGASETAAASRFQVQYVIRPQTAELPDYRGYAGQVLSGQYRRGQRVRVLPSGLESEIEALEVNQQEVETAVAPQAVVIRLRDDVDVSRGDSLVPVSSEEEPTLTRELEATLCWMSEQPLWPGRKLLLQHHAALVKAAVPAILYKVNVQTFNRAAADSAQLNDIVRVRLKTAQPLAVDLYQHNRATGSFILVDELSGDTVAAGLVEAANSEYFTTPVQPPVVFSI